Proteins encoded by one window of Leopardus geoffroyi isolate Oge1 chromosome X, O.geoffroyi_Oge1_pat1.0, whole genome shotgun sequence:
- the SLC38A5 gene encoding sodium-coupled neutral amino acid transporter 5 isoform X6, whose protein sequence is MELQDPKMNGALPADALGYRQEREGFLPSHPPAPGRKPIEFMDFEGKTSFGMSVFNLSNAIMGSGILGLAYAMAHTGVLFFLALLLCIAFLSSYSIHLLLTCAGVVGIRAYEQLGQRALGPAGKVVVAAVICLHNVGAMSSYLFIIKSELPLVIGTFLDMDPEGGWFLKGNLLIIIVSVLIILPLALMRHLGYLGYTSGLSLTCMLFFLISVIYKKFQLGCPVGLNETEVESKNPTALPVQGLNRSCEAHMFTVDSQMFYTVPIMAFAFVCHPEVLPIYTELCRPSKHRMQAVANVSIGAMFCMYGLTATFGYLTFYRSTSAPSLIFILPSIFYLRIVPTEVEPLYSWPKIQALCFGLLGVLFMAISLGFMFANWATDQSPVSGH, encoded by the exons ATGGAACTTCAGGACCCCAAGATGAACGGAGCCCTCCCTGCGGATGCTCTGGG CTACAGGCAGGAACGCGAGGGCTTCCTGCCCAGCCATCCTCCTGCTCCTGGGAGGAAGCCAATCGAGTTCATGGAT TTCGAAGGGAAGACATCGTTTGGAATGTCCGTGTTCAATCTCAGCAACGCCATCATGGGCAGTGGCATCCTGGGACTGGCCTATGCCATGGCTCACACAGGGGTCCTCTTCTTCTT GGCCCTGCTGCTATGCATTGCGTTTCTATCTTCATATTCCATCCATCTCCTGCTGACCTGTGCCGGTGTTGTAG GCATCCGAGCCTATGAGCAGCTGGGACAGAGGGCGCTGGGGCCTGCAGGGAAAGTAGTGGTGGCTGCGGTGATCTGTCTGCACAATGTTGGGG CCATGTCCAGTTACCTGTTCATCATCAAATCCGAACTCCCTCTGGTTATCGGCACCTTCTTGGACATGGACCCTGAGGG GGGCTGGTTCTTGAAGGGAAACCTCCTCATCATCATTGTCAGTGTGTTAATCATCCTGCCACTGGCCCTCATGAGACACTTGG GCTACCTGGGATATACCAGCGGTCTCTCTTTGACCTGTATGCTGTTTTTTCTCATCTCG gtCATCTATAAGAAGTTCCAGCTTGGCTGTCCTGTAGGTCTCAATGAGACGGAAGTGGAGAGCAAGAACCCTACGGCCCTTCCCGTCCAGGGACTCAACAGAAGCTGTGAGGCCCATATGTTCACAGTTGACTCACAG ATGTTCTACACGGTGCCCATTATGGCTTTTGCCTTCGTCTGTCACCCTGAGGTGCTGCCCATCTACACAGAGCTCTGCCG GCCCTCCAAGCACAGAATGCAGGCTGTGGCCAACGTGTCCATTGGGGCCATGTTCTGCATGTATGGGCTTACTGCGACCTTTGGATACCTCACCTTTTACA GGTCCACTTCAGCCCCTAGCCTCATCTTCATCCTTCCTAGCATCTTCTACCTCCGCATTGTACCAACTGAGGTGGAGCCCCTCTACTCCTGGCCTAAGATCCAG GCTCTGTGTTTTGGTCTCCTGGGGGTCCTCTTCATGGCAATCAGTCTAGGCTTTATGTTTGCCAACTGGGCCACAGACCAGAGCCCTGTGTCTGGACACTGA
- the SLC38A5 gene encoding sodium-coupled neutral amino acid transporter 5 isoform X1: MAISSAVGMELQDPKMNGALPADALGYRQEREGFLPSHPPAPGRKPIEFMDFEGKTSFGMSVFNLSNAIMGSGILGLAYAMAHTGVLFFLALLLCIAFLSSYSIHLLLTCAGVVGIRAYEQLGQRALGPAGKVVVAAVICLHNVGAMSSYLFIIKSELPLVIGTFLDMDPEGGWFLKGNLLIIIVSVLIILPLALMRHLGYLGYTSGLSLTCMLFFLISVIYKKFQLGCPVGLNETEVESKNPTALPVQGLNRSCEAHMFTVDSQMFYTVPIMAFAFVCHPEVLPIYTELCRPSKHRMQAVANVSIGAMFCMYGLTATFGYLTFYNSVEAEMLHMYSQQDLLILCVRLAVLLAVTLTVPVVLFPIRRALQQLFFPSRDFSWPRHVAIALILLVLVNVLVICVPTIRDIFGVIGSTSAPSLIFILPSIFYLRIVPTEVEPLYSWPKIQALCFGLLGVLFMAISLGFMFANWATDQSPVSGH; encoded by the exons ATGGCCATCTCGTCTGCTGTGGG GATGGAACTTCAGGACCCCAAGATGAACGGAGCCCTCCCTGCGGATGCTCTGGG CTACAGGCAGGAACGCGAGGGCTTCCTGCCCAGCCATCCTCCTGCTCCTGGGAGGAAGCCAATCGAGTTCATGGAT TTCGAAGGGAAGACATCGTTTGGAATGTCCGTGTTCAATCTCAGCAACGCCATCATGGGCAGTGGCATCCTGGGACTGGCCTATGCCATGGCTCACACAGGGGTCCTCTTCTTCTT GGCCCTGCTGCTATGCATTGCGTTTCTATCTTCATATTCCATCCATCTCCTGCTGACCTGTGCCGGTGTTGTAG GCATCCGAGCCTATGAGCAGCTGGGACAGAGGGCGCTGGGGCCTGCAGGGAAAGTAGTGGTGGCTGCGGTGATCTGTCTGCACAATGTTGGGG CCATGTCCAGTTACCTGTTCATCATCAAATCCGAACTCCCTCTGGTTATCGGCACCTTCTTGGACATGGACCCTGAGGG GGGCTGGTTCTTGAAGGGAAACCTCCTCATCATCATTGTCAGTGTGTTAATCATCCTGCCACTGGCCCTCATGAGACACTTGG GCTACCTGGGATATACCAGCGGTCTCTCTTTGACCTGTATGCTGTTTTTTCTCATCTCG gtCATCTATAAGAAGTTCCAGCTTGGCTGTCCTGTAGGTCTCAATGAGACGGAAGTGGAGAGCAAGAACCCTACGGCCCTTCCCGTCCAGGGACTCAACAGAAGCTGTGAGGCCCATATGTTCACAGTTGACTCACAG ATGTTCTACACGGTGCCCATTATGGCTTTTGCCTTCGTCTGTCACCCTGAGGTGCTGCCCATCTACACAGAGCTCTGCCG GCCCTCCAAGCACAGAATGCAGGCTGTGGCCAACGTGTCCATTGGGGCCATGTTCTGCATGTATGGGCTTACTGCGACCTTTGGATACCTCACCTTTTACA ATAGCGTGGAGGCGGAGATGCTGCACATGTACAGCCAGCAGGACCTGCTCATCCTTTGTGTGCGCCTGGCAGTGCTGCTCGCCGTGACTCTCACTGTGCCAGTTGTGCTGTTCCCT ATCCGCCGGGCCCTGCAGCAGCTGTTCTTCCCAAGCAGAGACTTCAGCTGGCCACGACACGTGGCCATAGCCCTGATCCTGCTTGTCTTGGTCAATGTTCTTGTCATTTGTGTGCCAACCATCCGGGATATCTTTGGGGTTATTG GGTCCACTTCAGCCCCTAGCCTCATCTTCATCCTTCCTAGCATCTTCTACCTCCGCATTGTACCAACTGAGGTGGAGCCCCTCTACTCCTGGCCTAAGATCCAG GCTCTGTGTTTTGGTCTCCTGGGGGTCCTCTTCATGGCAATCAGTCTAGGCTTTATGTTTGCCAACTGGGCCACAGACCAGAGCCCTGTGTCTGGACACTGA
- the SLC38A5 gene encoding sodium-coupled neutral amino acid transporter 5 isoform X2, with protein sequence MELQDPKMNGALPADALGYRQEREGFLPSHPPAPGRKPIEFMDFEGKTSFGMSVFNLSNAIMGSGILGLAYAMAHTGVLFFLALLLCIAFLSSYSIHLLLTCAGVVGIRAYEQLGQRALGPAGKVVVAAVICLHNVGAMSSYLFIIKSELPLVIGTFLDMDPEGGWFLKGNLLIIIVSVLIILPLALMRHLGYLGYTSGLSLTCMLFFLISVIYKKFQLGCPVGLNETEVESKNPTALPVQGLNRSCEAHMFTVDSQMFYTVPIMAFAFVCHPEVLPIYTELCRPSKHRMQAVANVSIGAMFCMYGLTATFGYLTFYNSVEAEMLHMYSQQDLLILCVRLAVLLAVTLTVPVVLFPIRRALQQLFFPSRDFSWPRHVAIALILLVLVNVLVICVPTIRDIFGVIGSTSAPSLIFILPSIFYLRIVPTEVEPLYSWPKIQALCFGLLGVLFMAISLGFMFANWATDQSPVSGH encoded by the exons ATGGAACTTCAGGACCCCAAGATGAACGGAGCCCTCCCTGCGGATGCTCTGGG CTACAGGCAGGAACGCGAGGGCTTCCTGCCCAGCCATCCTCCTGCTCCTGGGAGGAAGCCAATCGAGTTCATGGAT TTCGAAGGGAAGACATCGTTTGGAATGTCCGTGTTCAATCTCAGCAACGCCATCATGGGCAGTGGCATCCTGGGACTGGCCTATGCCATGGCTCACACAGGGGTCCTCTTCTTCTT GGCCCTGCTGCTATGCATTGCGTTTCTATCTTCATATTCCATCCATCTCCTGCTGACCTGTGCCGGTGTTGTAG GCATCCGAGCCTATGAGCAGCTGGGACAGAGGGCGCTGGGGCCTGCAGGGAAAGTAGTGGTGGCTGCGGTGATCTGTCTGCACAATGTTGGGG CCATGTCCAGTTACCTGTTCATCATCAAATCCGAACTCCCTCTGGTTATCGGCACCTTCTTGGACATGGACCCTGAGGG GGGCTGGTTCTTGAAGGGAAACCTCCTCATCATCATTGTCAGTGTGTTAATCATCCTGCCACTGGCCCTCATGAGACACTTGG GCTACCTGGGATATACCAGCGGTCTCTCTTTGACCTGTATGCTGTTTTTTCTCATCTCG gtCATCTATAAGAAGTTCCAGCTTGGCTGTCCTGTAGGTCTCAATGAGACGGAAGTGGAGAGCAAGAACCCTACGGCCCTTCCCGTCCAGGGACTCAACAGAAGCTGTGAGGCCCATATGTTCACAGTTGACTCACAG ATGTTCTACACGGTGCCCATTATGGCTTTTGCCTTCGTCTGTCACCCTGAGGTGCTGCCCATCTACACAGAGCTCTGCCG GCCCTCCAAGCACAGAATGCAGGCTGTGGCCAACGTGTCCATTGGGGCCATGTTCTGCATGTATGGGCTTACTGCGACCTTTGGATACCTCACCTTTTACA ATAGCGTGGAGGCGGAGATGCTGCACATGTACAGCCAGCAGGACCTGCTCATCCTTTGTGTGCGCCTGGCAGTGCTGCTCGCCGTGACTCTCACTGTGCCAGTTGTGCTGTTCCCT ATCCGCCGGGCCCTGCAGCAGCTGTTCTTCCCAAGCAGAGACTTCAGCTGGCCACGACACGTGGCCATAGCCCTGATCCTGCTTGTCTTGGTCAATGTTCTTGTCATTTGTGTGCCAACCATCCGGGATATCTTTGGGGTTATTG GGTCCACTTCAGCCCCTAGCCTCATCTTCATCCTTCCTAGCATCTTCTACCTCCGCATTGTACCAACTGAGGTGGAGCCCCTCTACTCCTGGCCTAAGATCCAG GCTCTGTGTTTTGGTCTCCTGGGGGTCCTCTTCATGGCAATCAGTCTAGGCTTTATGTTTGCCAACTGGGCCACAGACCAGAGCCCTGTGTCTGGACACTGA
- the SLC38A5 gene encoding sodium-coupled neutral amino acid transporter 5 isoform X5 — MAISSAVGMELQDPKMNGALPADALGYRQEREGFLPSHPPAPGRKPIEFMDFEGKTSFGMSVFNLSNAIMGSGILGLAYAMAHTGVLFFLALLLCIAFLSSYSIHLLLTCAGVVGIRAYEQLGQRALGPAGKVVVAAVICLHNVGAMSSYLFIIKSELPLVIGTFLDMDPEGGWFLKGNLLIIIVSVLIILPLALMRHLGYLGYTSGLSLTCMLFFLISVIYKKFQLGCPVGLNETEVESKNPTALPVQGLNRSCEAHMFTVDSQMFYTVPIMAFAFVCHPEVLPIYTELCRPSKHRMQAVANVSIGAMFCMYGLTATFGYLTFYRSTSAPSLIFILPSIFYLRIVPTEVEPLYSWPKIQALCFGLLGVLFMAISLGFMFANWATDQSPVSGH; from the exons ATGGCCATCTCGTCTGCTGTGGG GATGGAACTTCAGGACCCCAAGATGAACGGAGCCCTCCCTGCGGATGCTCTGGG CTACAGGCAGGAACGCGAGGGCTTCCTGCCCAGCCATCCTCCTGCTCCTGGGAGGAAGCCAATCGAGTTCATGGAT TTCGAAGGGAAGACATCGTTTGGAATGTCCGTGTTCAATCTCAGCAACGCCATCATGGGCAGTGGCATCCTGGGACTGGCCTATGCCATGGCTCACACAGGGGTCCTCTTCTTCTT GGCCCTGCTGCTATGCATTGCGTTTCTATCTTCATATTCCATCCATCTCCTGCTGACCTGTGCCGGTGTTGTAG GCATCCGAGCCTATGAGCAGCTGGGACAGAGGGCGCTGGGGCCTGCAGGGAAAGTAGTGGTGGCTGCGGTGATCTGTCTGCACAATGTTGGGG CCATGTCCAGTTACCTGTTCATCATCAAATCCGAACTCCCTCTGGTTATCGGCACCTTCTTGGACATGGACCCTGAGGG GGGCTGGTTCTTGAAGGGAAACCTCCTCATCATCATTGTCAGTGTGTTAATCATCCTGCCACTGGCCCTCATGAGACACTTGG GCTACCTGGGATATACCAGCGGTCTCTCTTTGACCTGTATGCTGTTTTTTCTCATCTCG gtCATCTATAAGAAGTTCCAGCTTGGCTGTCCTGTAGGTCTCAATGAGACGGAAGTGGAGAGCAAGAACCCTACGGCCCTTCCCGTCCAGGGACTCAACAGAAGCTGTGAGGCCCATATGTTCACAGTTGACTCACAG ATGTTCTACACGGTGCCCATTATGGCTTTTGCCTTCGTCTGTCACCCTGAGGTGCTGCCCATCTACACAGAGCTCTGCCG GCCCTCCAAGCACAGAATGCAGGCTGTGGCCAACGTGTCCATTGGGGCCATGTTCTGCATGTATGGGCTTACTGCGACCTTTGGATACCTCACCTTTTACA GGTCCACTTCAGCCCCTAGCCTCATCTTCATCCTTCCTAGCATCTTCTACCTCCGCATTGTACCAACTGAGGTGGAGCCCCTCTACTCCTGGCCTAAGATCCAG GCTCTGTGTTTTGGTCTCCTGGGGGTCCTCTTCATGGCAATCAGTCTAGGCTTTATGTTTGCCAACTGGGCCACAGACCAGAGCCCTGTGTCTGGACACTGA
- the SLC38A5 gene encoding sodium-coupled neutral amino acid transporter 5 isoform X4, protein MELQDPKMNGALPADALGYRQEREGFLPSHPPAPGRKPIEFMDFEGKTSFGMSVFNLSNAIMGSGILGLAYAMAHTGVLFFLALLLCIAFLSSYSIHLLLTCAGVVGIRAYEQLGQRALGPAGKVVVAAVICLHNVGAMSSYLFIIKSELPLVIGTFLDMDPEGGWFLKGNLLIIIVSVLIILPLALMRHLGYLGYTSGLSLTCMLFFLISVIYKKFQLGCPVGLNETEVESKNPTALPVQGLNRSCEAHMFTVDSQMFYTVPIMAFAFVCHPEVLPIYTELCRPSKHRMQAVANVSIGAMFCMYGLTATFGYLTFYNSVEAEMLHMYSQQDLLILCVRLAVLLAVTLTVPVVLFPGPLQPLASSSSFLASSTSALYQLRWSPSTPGLRSRLCVLVSWGSSSWQSV, encoded by the exons ATGGAACTTCAGGACCCCAAGATGAACGGAGCCCTCCCTGCGGATGCTCTGGG CTACAGGCAGGAACGCGAGGGCTTCCTGCCCAGCCATCCTCCTGCTCCTGGGAGGAAGCCAATCGAGTTCATGGAT TTCGAAGGGAAGACATCGTTTGGAATGTCCGTGTTCAATCTCAGCAACGCCATCATGGGCAGTGGCATCCTGGGACTGGCCTATGCCATGGCTCACACAGGGGTCCTCTTCTTCTT GGCCCTGCTGCTATGCATTGCGTTTCTATCTTCATATTCCATCCATCTCCTGCTGACCTGTGCCGGTGTTGTAG GCATCCGAGCCTATGAGCAGCTGGGACAGAGGGCGCTGGGGCCTGCAGGGAAAGTAGTGGTGGCTGCGGTGATCTGTCTGCACAATGTTGGGG CCATGTCCAGTTACCTGTTCATCATCAAATCCGAACTCCCTCTGGTTATCGGCACCTTCTTGGACATGGACCCTGAGGG GGGCTGGTTCTTGAAGGGAAACCTCCTCATCATCATTGTCAGTGTGTTAATCATCCTGCCACTGGCCCTCATGAGACACTTGG GCTACCTGGGATATACCAGCGGTCTCTCTTTGACCTGTATGCTGTTTTTTCTCATCTCG gtCATCTATAAGAAGTTCCAGCTTGGCTGTCCTGTAGGTCTCAATGAGACGGAAGTGGAGAGCAAGAACCCTACGGCCCTTCCCGTCCAGGGACTCAACAGAAGCTGTGAGGCCCATATGTTCACAGTTGACTCACAG ATGTTCTACACGGTGCCCATTATGGCTTTTGCCTTCGTCTGTCACCCTGAGGTGCTGCCCATCTACACAGAGCTCTGCCG GCCCTCCAAGCACAGAATGCAGGCTGTGGCCAACGTGTCCATTGGGGCCATGTTCTGCATGTATGGGCTTACTGCGACCTTTGGATACCTCACCTTTTACA ATAGCGTGGAGGCGGAGATGCTGCACATGTACAGCCAGCAGGACCTGCTCATCCTTTGTGTGCGCCTGGCAGTGCTGCTCGCCGTGACTCTCACTGTGCCAGTTGTGCTGTTCCCT GGTCCACTTCAGCCCCTAGCCTCATCTTCATCCTTCCTAGCATCTTCTACCTCCGCATTGTACCAACTGAGGTGGAGCCCCTCTACTCCTGGCCTAAGATCCAG GCTCTGTGTTTTGGTCTCCTGGGGGTCCTCTTCATGGCAATCAGTCTAG
- the SLC38A5 gene encoding sodium-coupled neutral amino acid transporter 5 isoform X3 has translation MAISSAVGMELQDPKMNGALPADALGYRQEREGFLPSHPPAPGRKPIEFMDFEGKTSFGMSVFNLSNAIMGSGILGLAYAMAHTGVLFFLALLLCIAFLSSYSIHLLLTCAGVVGIRAYEQLGQRALGPAGKVVVAAVICLHNVGAMSSYLFIIKSELPLVIGTFLDMDPEGGWFLKGNLLIIIVSVLIILPLALMRHLGYLGYTSGLSLTCMLFFLISVIYKKFQLGCPVGLNETEVESKNPTALPVQGLNRSCEAHMFTVDSQMFYTVPIMAFAFVCHPEVLPIYTELCRPSKHRMQAVANVSIGAMFCMYGLTATFGYLTFYNSVEAEMLHMYSQQDLLILCVRLAVLLAVTLTVPVVLFPGPLQPLASSSSFLASSTSALYQLRWSPSTPGLRSRLCVLVSWGSSSWQSV, from the exons ATGGCCATCTCGTCTGCTGTGGG GATGGAACTTCAGGACCCCAAGATGAACGGAGCCCTCCCTGCGGATGCTCTGGG CTACAGGCAGGAACGCGAGGGCTTCCTGCCCAGCCATCCTCCTGCTCCTGGGAGGAAGCCAATCGAGTTCATGGAT TTCGAAGGGAAGACATCGTTTGGAATGTCCGTGTTCAATCTCAGCAACGCCATCATGGGCAGTGGCATCCTGGGACTGGCCTATGCCATGGCTCACACAGGGGTCCTCTTCTTCTT GGCCCTGCTGCTATGCATTGCGTTTCTATCTTCATATTCCATCCATCTCCTGCTGACCTGTGCCGGTGTTGTAG GCATCCGAGCCTATGAGCAGCTGGGACAGAGGGCGCTGGGGCCTGCAGGGAAAGTAGTGGTGGCTGCGGTGATCTGTCTGCACAATGTTGGGG CCATGTCCAGTTACCTGTTCATCATCAAATCCGAACTCCCTCTGGTTATCGGCACCTTCTTGGACATGGACCCTGAGGG GGGCTGGTTCTTGAAGGGAAACCTCCTCATCATCATTGTCAGTGTGTTAATCATCCTGCCACTGGCCCTCATGAGACACTTGG GCTACCTGGGATATACCAGCGGTCTCTCTTTGACCTGTATGCTGTTTTTTCTCATCTCG gtCATCTATAAGAAGTTCCAGCTTGGCTGTCCTGTAGGTCTCAATGAGACGGAAGTGGAGAGCAAGAACCCTACGGCCCTTCCCGTCCAGGGACTCAACAGAAGCTGTGAGGCCCATATGTTCACAGTTGACTCACAG ATGTTCTACACGGTGCCCATTATGGCTTTTGCCTTCGTCTGTCACCCTGAGGTGCTGCCCATCTACACAGAGCTCTGCCG GCCCTCCAAGCACAGAATGCAGGCTGTGGCCAACGTGTCCATTGGGGCCATGTTCTGCATGTATGGGCTTACTGCGACCTTTGGATACCTCACCTTTTACA ATAGCGTGGAGGCGGAGATGCTGCACATGTACAGCCAGCAGGACCTGCTCATCCTTTGTGTGCGCCTGGCAGTGCTGCTCGCCGTGACTCTCACTGTGCCAGTTGTGCTGTTCCCT GGTCCACTTCAGCCCCTAGCCTCATCTTCATCCTTCCTAGCATCTTCTACCTCCGCATTGTACCAACTGAGGTGGAGCCCCTCTACTCCTGGCCTAAGATCCAG GCTCTGTGTTTTGGTCTCCTGGGGGTCCTCTTCATGGCAATCAGTCTAG